The DNA region GGAGTCGGTAGTGCGAACCGATATGTTGTGTTGAGCTATCACGCCGTCCGGGGAAACCGACGTGACACGGGTATTCCGGGTCGGTCGCTGCGAAACGTATCAGTAGAATAGCTGGTCGGGTGGTTCGTGGCTCACATCACGGTGGTTCCGTGGGAGCCACGCTCACTCCTCATCGAACAGGGCAGAGAGCACCTTCTGGAGGGCGATCCTGACGTGCTGGTGAAAGGTCGAGGAGGCGATGTCGAGCCGGTCGGCGACCTCCTCGGCGGTGCTCCGGCGGGGCCAGTCGAAGTAGCCCTCGACGTAGGCCGTCTGCAGGGTCGCGTGCTGGCGGTCCGTGAGGTCGCCCAGCAGGATGTCCCGGCACTCGTTCGCCGTCCGGACGGGCCGGTCGCGTTCGAGGACCGAGACGACGTCGGTCTCGGGGAACTCCTCGACCAGCAACTCGACCACGTCGCGCACGTCGTCCTGCGTCGGGGCCTCGACGACGACGGTCGCCCGGCCGTCGTCGACGGTCTGCTCGCGGACCCGGACCCCGTACTCGACGAGCGACTGCACGAGCGACCCGCCCGACAGCTCGATGGCGATGAGCGACTCGTTCACGCGCTCGCTGATGACCTCGACGTCCTCGACGCCGCGGTAGCGCCAGAGTGCGGCGACGACCGTGGCCGCGGGCGCGTCCTCGACCAGGTAGTAGTACCGCCGTCCGTTCTGGTTGTTGTCGACGATGCCAGCCAGGGTCAGCCGGCAGCCCACCTCCGCGGAGAGATCGACGAGCGCGGCGTTCCGGTCCGTACTCACGACCTCGACCTCGATGATTGAGTCGCTGAGCAACAGTGCCCGGTCGGTCGTGGCCCGGATGGCGAAGGCGACCAGTTCGCCGAGCACGGAGAACGCGCGCGTCTCGAACTCGCCGAAGGCGTCGGCGTGGCTCGCGATGACGACCAGTCCGCCGTAGTTCCGGCCGGCGTAGGTGAGCGGCACCGCGATGGCCGCCTCGAACCCGCGCTCTGACGCTGCCCGCCGGACCGGTTCGTGCAACTCGACGTCGCCGTCCTGCTTGCGGACGACCTGTGCCTCGCCGGTCTCAATCGACTCGTCGATGGCGCCGCGTTCGAGTTCGGTCGGGGTGATCTGGGCGATCTCGTCGAGGACGCCCTCGTCCAGCCCGGCCGCGGCCCGGGGGACGATGCGCCCGCGCCCGAGGCTGTAGTTGCCGATCCACGCGAAGTGGTACAGTTCCGACGAGGCGATGGTCTCGCAGACGGCCTGCTCTATCTCCTCGCGCGATTTCGAGTGTACGGTCGCGTCGGTAATCTCCTGAACGAGCGAGCTGATACCGAGCAGAATCTCCTGGCGGTCGTGCTGGCGGCGCAACACGTCCTGTTTGCGCGTGAGGTCGGCCTGCATCTCGCGGAGCTGGCGGTCCCGCCGGGCCCGGGTGAACGCGACGGTCAGGTTCGCGCCGAGCAACTCGGCGAGGTCGACCTCCTCCCGGCTGAACCCGTGCGGGTCGGTGGTCCCGACGCTCATGACGCCGTGCTCGCCGAGTGGCACGTACATCGCCTCCGAGAGCGGGTACCGGCCGTAGGGGTCAGCCTCGTTGACGACGGTGATGACGGTCTCGCCGGTCTCGAACGCACGACCCGCAGGCGTCGTCTCCACGTCGTATCGCGGGCGGGGCCCGAGGACCTCCATCGTGCTCTCGGGCGCCTCGGTGAGCACGAGGTCGTTCGACTCCGGGTCGTGGAGCCGGATGGCGTTCAGGGGCAGGCCGACGACCTGCCCGACGGCCTCGCACCCGATGGTCGCGATCTCGGTGTCGCTCCGCGCGCTCATCAACCGGTGGGTGATGACGTTCAGGTCGCGCAGGCGCCGGGAGTAGTGCTTCTGTGCGCTGAGGTCGTGGACGACCGCGACGAGGCCGCCGCCACCGACCGTGCTCAGCGAGAGCGACTGCGGGAAGGTCTCGCCGTCGGCGCGGCGCCCGGTCGCCTCCCCGCGCCAGGTCCCCTCGCGCTCGACCGCGGGGAGGACCTGCCACGAGAGCTTTCGCCACTCCTCGTCGGTGTAGAACTCCTGCCACTCCGACCCGACGGTCTCGTCTACGGTCGTGTCGTGGAGCGACGCGAACTCCTCGTTCGCGTACGTCACCCGGTACTCCTCGTCGAGCGTGGCGATGCCTTCGAGGGCCGCATCCATCGCGGCGACGCGGTCCGTCTGCTCGGTCTCGCGTCGTCGTCGGTCGGTCACGTCCTGGACGGCGACGGCCAGCCGGACGTCTCCCGACCTGACAACCGACTTCACGACCACGGTGATGGGGCTCCCGTCGGTCCGCCGGCAGGGCAGGTCCTCGTTCGCCGTCACCTCGCCCGCGAGCAGGCGAGCGGCGGTACCACGACCCGCTGACCCGTCACCGTCCCCATCCGTGTCGTCACGGAACAACCGCGACGCGTGGGTGCCGACGAGTTCCGCCTTCTCGTCCTGTTCGGCGCCGAGGAGTCCGACCGCCCGGTCGTTGGCGTCGACGAGTCGGCCGGTCTCCGTGTCGAAGATGACGATGGCGTCGTGGCTCTGGTCGAACAGTTCCCGGTACAGCGTGTCGGTGGCCCTCCCGGCGGTCGTGTCGTCGGCCGCGTCGGAGGGCCCGGTTTGGTCGGGTTCCGGGACGTGGTCAGGTCGCTCTCCCGGGGAGCGAACATCGGTGGACCGAGTTTCGCCTGTCTGCCGGTCCGGTGTCTCCGCGGGTGCGAGGACGCGGTCGCTACCTGCATCGGTGTCACCCTCGTCCGCAGAAACGCCCTCGAAGTCCCGGACGACCTCGACGTAGGTCACCTGCTCTTCGGTCTCGACGCGGTGGACGGAGACCGGCAGGGCGACCTCGTTCCCGTCCTTGCCGCGATGGCGGACCACCCGCACGTCGTCGTCGTCCGCGAGTTCGGCCAGCAGGTCGAGCACCGACTGGACCTCGGACTCGGGGAACAGGCGTGTCGAGGACT from Haloarchaeobius amylolyticus includes:
- a CDS encoding bacterio-opsin activator domain-containing protein → MEEEINSDRRGEESLGLPDRYGSATAWQALTEAGFGLVEVDETGTIVGATPSVADTLGYTSEPLVGQSSTRLFPESEVQSVLDLLAELADDDDVRVVRHRGKDGNEVALPVSVHRVETEEQVTYVEVVRDFEGVSADEGDTDAGSDRVLAPAETPDRQTGETRSTDVRSPGERPDHVPEPDQTGPSDAADDTTAGRATDTLYRELFDQSHDAIVIFDTETGRLVDANDRAVGLLGAEQDEKAELVGTHASRLFRDDTDGDGDGSAGRGTAARLLAGEVTANEDLPCRRTDGSPITVVVKSVVRSGDVRLAVAVQDVTDRRRRETEQTDRVAAMDAALEGIATLDEEYRVTYANEEFASLHDTTVDETVGSEWQEFYTDEEWRKLSWQVLPAVEREGTWRGEATGRRADGETFPQSLSLSTVGGGGLVAVVHDLSAQKHYSRRLRDLNVITHRLMSARSDTEIATIGCEAVGQVVGLPLNAIRLHDPESNDLVLTEAPESTMEVLGPRPRYDVETTPAGRAFETGETVITVVNEADPYGRYPLSEAMYVPLGEHGVMSVGTTDPHGFSREEVDLAELLGANLTVAFTRARRDRQLREMQADLTRKQDVLRRQHDRQEILLGISSLVQEITDATVHSKSREEIEQAVCETIASSELYHFAWIGNYSLGRGRIVPRAAAGLDEGVLDEIAQITPTELERGAIDESIETGEAQVVRKQDGDVELHEPVRRAASERGFEAAIAVPLTYAGRNYGGLVVIASHADAFGEFETRAFSVLGELVAFAIRATTDRALLLSDSIIEVEVVSTDRNAALVDLSAEVGCRLTLAGIVDNNQNGRRYYYLVEDAPAATVVAALWRYRGVEDVEVISERVNESLIAIELSGGSLVQSLVEYGVRVREQTVDDGRATVVVEAPTQDDVRDVVELLVEEFPETDVVSVLERDRPVRTANECRDILLGDLTDRQHATLQTAYVEGYFDWPRRSTAEEVADRLDIASSTFHQHVRIALQKVLSALFDEE